One Electrophorus electricus isolate fEleEle1 chromosome 13, fEleEle1.pri, whole genome shotgun sequence DNA segment encodes these proteins:
- the plaat1l gene encoding phospholipase A and acyltransferase 1: MGSQNSCQKFYPGDILEFPRNKYFSHFGVYYGERDGVPYVAHLTCRDSDTKFLLFGRALNSSVKLEPIDIVGKKYKVNNYLDEKHPPRDFYSHIKPEIEDAMTKPITFDILFHNSEHQATLLRYGVKKSEQIDKVYAKIVPTWREPFEKKRF; encoded by the exons ATGGGTTCG CAAAACTCATGCCAGAAGTTTTACCCAGGAGACATTCTGGAATTCCCTCGAAACAAGTACTTTTCCCACTTTGGAGTATACTATGGAGAAAGGGATGGGGTTCCTTATGTTGCACATTTGACATGCAGGG ACTCCGATACAAAGTTCCTGCTCTTTGGTCGTGCTTTGAACTCCTCTGTAAAGTTGGAACCAATTGACATTGTCGGCAAAAAGTACAAAGTGAATAATTACCTGGATGAGAAGCACCCACCACGAGACTTCTACTCCCACATCAAGCCGGAAATCGAAGATGCAATGACTAAACCAATCACCTTCGACATCCTGTTCCACAACAGTGAACACCAGGCAACACTCTTACGCTATGGAGTCAAAAAATCAGAGCAG ATTGATAAAGTCTATGCGAAGATAGTTCCAACCTGGCGTGAACCGTTCGAGAAGAAAAGGTTTTGA